The DNA window CCGCGGCGGAGAACACCTCCAGGCTCCGCTGCAAATCGATCAGCTCGCCCACGTGCGGGCCAGCGACCAGCGTTCCCCCGGCGCTATCCGACACGGTGCCCAGCGCCTTACTCCACGGGGAGGTGCGTCGCCGCAGCCAGGCCGCCTCGTCCGGATCGTAGCGCTCCGTCGCTGCGCTGAGCTTCTGCCGCAGCTCCTCGCGCAGGCGCTGGCCTTGCGGCTCGAAGGCCGGCAGATGGGCACTCGCCAGTGGCACCAGAAACGACTGCTGCCCCTGATGCGGCACGAAGCCGTAGCCGCCGTACAACTGCCGCAACTGCTCGTGCACGTGCAGCTCCTCCTTGGCCTGCTCCGGACCGACAAACCCCAGGGCCAAAGCAGCCGCCTTGAGCACCGAATAGCCTGCCGAGTCCTGGAGCACCGGCCCGCTGGTGACCCACGGCACGCGCCGCTCCACACGGACCGTCCCGCCTGGAGGAGCCTGCGCCGCCCGGCTCACCGCCGCGCGCGCCTCCTGTTCAATGAATGCCACCAATTCCTCCCGGCTGTGGAACTTCTCCGGGACACCACCACTGCTCGACACAGACACACCGGTCATGGCTGAACCTCCTGAAAGAACACAAGGGAACCGGAAACCAACACTCGCCATCCGCCGCACCGCTGATCGTCAGGCTAATTTTCGTTTGACAAAAACAATCTGCGATACGGCCTGGATTTTCCGAAAAATTCGATTATTGTCAAATCCGATTAATTTCAATTTTTCTATTACTATTTCCGATGGACATTGCGCTCAGAGAATACGTCGGGAAGATACAGAGGCGATAAGACATCCTCGCGATAGCGGTCGAACCAGCGTTGCAGGCGGCGGTCGCGGATGTAACCTTTCTCCAAGGCTAGGGTCAGGGCGGCGGCGTTTTCCGGGATCGGGACGGCGGAGTATTCCAGCAGGTCCCAACTGAGGATGCGCAGGCCCGTCGAGCCGTCCGGGCGTACCTCGCGCTGGACTTCCCGCGGGACAAAGCCGATGGACCAGCCGCGCAAGATGCCTTGCTCGTAAAGGCGGAAGATGTCCTCGGCTAGGGGCAAACCGCGGGCGAAGCGGGTCTCGGCCACGATCCGCTGCGGCTGGACATCGAGCCACAGGCACATGCCGATCGGTGGGATCGGCCCGCGCTGGTGGGCCCAAAGCACCACGGGATTGAGCAGGTATTCCTCCAGGTTCCGCAAGCCGGTGGGAACGACCACATCGCCGGCGCGGTCGGGGTCGCTGGTGCTGATCACAGCTCGGACCGTGAATCGCTGTGGGTCCACGGCCAGCGTTCGTGCGGCACTTTCCATTCGTGTCATGCCCATAGCTTTGGTCCTCCGGGTTCAATCAGCCCCCCAGGATTCCGCGGGGGGAAATGGTTCTGCAGGTCGGGATGCTTCCGATGCTGCCTTCGCACTGCTGGCGGCGAGTGCCGAGGTTGCACCTGCTGGTTCCGCTGCCGCCTTGTGGGACAATTCCGGCGGGAAGGCTAGCTGCCTGCGCCTTCGCCTCCGGCGCTGGGGCGGGCGGTGTTGCTCCCTCGGGGCCGGCTCCGCCCAACTTCCCGCTAACTCGCGCGGGAGCAGCACCTGGTCCAGCCGGGGGTCTGGCAACGGCTTCCAGCCTCGCCCCTGGCGAATCTCGTTGATCGTGCGCAGCCCCCAGCGCACGTCCTGTTCGTCTTCCTCCCGTTGCTGCTGGCGCAAGCGCGGAGAACAATCCGGAAATTCGATCAAAATGTCTTCACCGTATCGGGAAGCTAAATAGCGTGTCAAAATCTGTCCGATAAGGTCGAGTTTTGGCTGGATGGTACCTTCGCAGAACATGACGCGGGCGCCGAGCCAGATGTCGGCCCCCAATCCCAGGTTTTCGACGATGCCGGTGATGGGAGGCGGGACGCGGAAGATGGCCAGGATTTCATCGCGGGTCATTCGGGCCGAGTTGACAAAGTCCATTTCCGCCGGGGTAAGAGTCCAAGGGTTGGCCTGCAATCCCTGTTCGAGCACCAGGGGCCGATGCCAGCTTTCCCGGCCCTGGAACTTGGCTTGCAGCCGTTCTTCCAGCCGGGCGACCGTCTGCTCGGTCAAAATCTGCTCCGTTTGGAGGACAATTCCGGGGCGGGGGCCAGCCTGGAACGTCTGATAGCGTGCCTGGAGCAATTCCGTATGAGCATCAATGGTCAAAGCATTGGCTTGTAAAGGAGACAAGCCATAATGTGGATTCAACGGATTGGGATATTTCAGATGGATGATTTCCTCCGGGGCGAACCATTCGCTGGGTTGGCCAGGAGCAGCGACTTCATAACCGCGGAGGAACTGGCGGGCATCGGGCAGGATGCGGACCCACGGAGCGGGGATGATCCACAATTCCTGGGGCAGCAGATTCCCGGCGGCATCCGGGGATTGGGCCACGTACCAGTAGGCGTTGCCGGTCAGTTCCAAATAGACGAGGGTGAGATACCACAATTCCCACGGCGTCAACCAGGGGTTGGGATGACGGAGGAGTCGGCAGAGGGGATGGTGCTGGGGCAGTGGCAATTGTTCGTCATCGCCTGGTCCGGTGGAGCGGATCGCGCGCGGTTGATAGCGGGCCGCCTCCTGAGCGATGGCATGGACAGCCACATAAACCCAGGAGCGGAAGTTGCGCACCTGTTCGAGGGGGTTGTCCTGCCACCAACCGCCTTGCGGCAGGGGGAAGCGCAGCGCTGTGCCCAGGGGCGCGCCGTCGAAACGGGACCGCTGCTTGCCTTTCCACCATTGCCACAGATGCCGCCACATGGTCCGTTCTCCTTTGGCTGTCTCCGATTCTCCGAAGCCGATCCGGTTCCGTTGGGCTGCTGCCGTCACTTCCGCCGGTGTTGCACCGCCTGGATGCCCCAGCGCTGGCGCAATTGGGCCACTAGTTTTTCCACCTCCGCCGCCTCTTCCGCCTGTGCAGTCCCTTCCCGCCAGGCCGCCACCTCGTCCAGCGGCTCCACCGCCGGTGCCACCTTGCGGTAACCCAGGCAGTGGATCACGTAAAGCACCTCGCACCAGGTCGGGAAGCGCCGCCCCTGCCGCTTCTGGTACAATGCCAGAGCACGGAGAAACTCTTCCTCCTCCGGGCGATACTCCCCGCCGGAAAAATTCCGATTGTAGGCATTCGAGGGCTTGAGCGGACGCATGGCTGGACCTCCAGTTACTGCTCTTTTGACCACTGATACTATACATATGCTACATGAATTCAAAGTTGTCAACCGGAAAATGGAAATTTTTTCAGTAAAAATTTTTTCCCGGCTTTTTCCAGGGGATTTTGCTAGGATGGGTTTGGATAAGCCGCGGGGCGGGATAGCCAGGACGAGCGGAGGAGCGGGAAGCGCTTGCCCTTTCGATCCTGCGGCAGGGGGAGAAGAGGGCATAGGTTCCGGTGAGGGCGAAGCGGAAGGCAGCGTTTCCGTGGGAGGGGGACACGATGCGTGGGAGGCCGAGGGGGGAAGGCGCCAGCGGTGGCAGCAAGGGAAAGCGTGGAACGAGCGGTGCGGCGGCTTGGGGTTTGGGGTTAGCAGCGTGGGTTTTAGGGGTCCTGCTGCTGCTAGTGCCGCCGGTTTGGTCGCAACCGGGCGAAGTGGCTCCGCCGCCGCGCCCTCTTTACGAGTACCGCCAGCAGCATGATCCGTATGGGATCGGCAAGTTTTATATGGGGCGGGAGATAGCCCGTGTCATGAGTTATCGCGGCGCCGGCTGGCTAGAGCGTCCTGAGCGCGTCCGGGAGGAAGAACCGGAGAAGTTGCTCGCGGCCCTGGAGCTGAAGGATGGCCTGGTGGTGGCGGATGTGGGAGCGGGCAGCGGCTATCACAGCGTGCGGATCGCTCCGCGAGTGGCACCGCGCGGCAAGGTGCTGGCGTGCGACATCCAGCCGGAGATGCTCGACCTGATTGCCGCCAAGGCCCGCCGCCTCAAGCTCACCAACATCGAGACGATCCGCGGCACGCCCCAGGACCCCCGCTTGCCGGCCGAGGCCGTCGATTTGATCCTGATGGTCGATGTCTACCACGAGTTCGAGTATCCCTACGAGATGATGGAAAAGCTGGTGGCGGCGCTCAAGGCGGGCGGACGGATCGTCTTCGTAGAGTTCCGCCTGGAAGATGACCGGGTGCCGATTCTGACCGTGCACAAGATGAGCGAGCGGCAGGTGCTGCGGGAGATGAGCCTGTTCCCGCAATTGCAGCACGAACGCACGATCGGGACGTTGCCGTGGCAACACATCATCATTTTCCGCAAGCGGGAAGTCTCGCGGTGAAGCGTTGCGGCAAACTTCGCGCGGGGGAGCAGAGGGAAGGGGGACGCTCTACCCGCGGAGGGTCAAATCCGCTACGTTCACAGCACAGCGTCCTTGCAGCTCTGCGGGCTGGCGGGGGAGGTACAAAGAGGATGGTCTGCATGGCCGCAGGGAATCAGCGTAGCGATCGCGGAGCTGTGGGGGTAGCCGTGTCCAGCTTGCGTCAGTCTGCCAGTTCTCCAGTGAGGAGCGTTGACGATGGCCTACTTTCCCGACATACCCCGGATTGAGTACGAGGGACCGGAGTCGAAAAATCCGCTGGCCTTCCGCCATTACAACCCGGAGGAGGTGGTGGAAGGCAAGCCGATGAAGGAGCATCTGCGCTTCGCCGTCTGTTACTGGCACACCTTCCGGGGAACGGGCAGCGATCCGTTTGGTCCGGGTTGTGCCGTGCGGCCATGGGAGGATGGAAGCGATTCGCT is part of the Thermogemmata fonticola genome and encodes:
- a CDS encoding HK97 family phage prohead protease, whose product is MGMTRMESAARTLAVDPQRFTVRAVISTSDPDRAGDVVVPTGLRNLEEYLLNPVVLWAHQRGPIPPIGMCLWLDVQPQRIVAETRFARGLPLAEDIFRLYEQGILRGWSIGFVPREVQREVRPDGSTGLRILSWDLLEYSAVPIPENAAALTLALEKGYIRDRRLQRWFDRYREDVLSPLYLPDVFSERNVHRK
- a CDS encoding phage portal protein, translating into MWRHLWQWWKGKQRSRFDGAPLGTALRFPLPQGGWWQDNPLEQVRNFRSWVYVAVHAIAQEAARYQPRAIRSTGPGDDEQLPLPQHHPLCRLLRHPNPWLTPWELWYLTLVYLELTGNAYWYVAQSPDAAGNLLPQELWIIPAPWVRILPDARQFLRGYEVAAPGQPSEWFAPEEIIHLKYPNPLNPHYGLSPLQANALTIDAHTELLQARYQTFQAGPRPGIVLQTEQILTEQTVARLEERLQAKFQGRESWHRPLVLEQGLQANPWTLTPAEMDFVNSARMTRDEILAIFRVPPPITGIVENLGLGADIWLGARVMFCEGTIQPKLDLIGQILTRYLASRYGEDILIEFPDCSPRLRQQQREEDEQDVRWGLRTINEIRQGRGWKPLPDPRLDQVLLPRELAGSWAEPAPREQHRPPQRRRRRRRQLAFPPELSHKAAAEPAGATSALAASSAKAASEASRPAEPFPPAESWGAD
- a CDS encoding class I SAM-dependent methyltransferase — translated: MRGRPRGEGASGGSKGKRGTSGAAAWGLGLAAWVLGVLLLLVPPVWSQPGEVAPPPRPLYEYRQQHDPYGIGKFYMGREIARVMSYRGAGWLERPERVREEEPEKLLAALELKDGLVVADVGAGSGYHSVRIAPRVAPRGKVLACDIQPEMLDLIAAKARRLKLTNIETIRGTPQDPRLPAEAVDLILMVDVYHEFEYPYEMMEKLVAALKAGGRIVFVEFRLEDDRVPILTVHKMSERQVLREMSLFPQLQHERTIGTLPWQHIIIFRKREVSR